GAGCTTGTAGATGTTCTCGGTGCCCGAAGGACGGGCCGCGAACCAGCCGTTCCGCGCGACGACCTTGAGTCCGCCGATCGGCGCGTCGGCGCCGGGGGCGCGCGAGAGCTTGGCGAGGATCGGCTCGCCGGCGAGCTCCGTCGCCGCGACCTTCTCCGGCGCGAGGTTCTTGAGCGCCGCCTTCAGCTCCGCCGAGGCCGGGGCGTCGATCCGCCGGTAGTGCGGCTCGCCGAACTCCTCCGTCAGCGCGCGGTACCGCTCGCCGGGGTCGCGCCCGGTCTTCGCCGCGATCTCCGCCGCGAGGAGGTCCATGATCAGGCCGTCCTTGTCGGTGGACCACGCGCGGCCGTCGCGCCGCAGGAACGACGCGCCGGCGCTCTCCTCGCCGCCGAAGCCGAGCGAGCCGTCGAGCAGCCCGGCGACGAACCACTTGAAGCCGACCGGCGTCTCGCGCAGCGGCCGCCCGAGGCGCGCGGCGACGCGGTCGATCATCGAGCTGCTGACGAGCGTCTTGCCGATCCCCGCGTCCGCCTTCCACTGCGGCCGGTGCGTGAAGAGGTAGTCGATCGCGACGGCGAGGTAGTGGTTGGGATTGAGCAGCCCCGCGCCGCGGGTCACGATGCCGTGGCGGTCGAAGTCGGTGTCGTTGCCGAAGGCGACGTCGAACTTGTCCTTGAGCGCGATCAGCCCGGCCATCGCGTCGGGGGAGCTGCAGTCCATCCGGATCTTGCCGTCCCAGTCGACGCGCATGAAGCGGAACGTCGGGTCGATCCCGCCGCCGAGGACCTCGATCTTCAGCCCGTACGTCTCGGCGATCGGC
This region of bacterium genomic DNA includes:
- the pgm gene encoding phosphoglucomutase (alpha-D-glucose-1,6-bisphosphate-dependent); amino-acid sequence: MSRSPLAGKPAPASILANVPRLVALYYADKPDVEDPAQRVAFGTSGHRGSSLRRSFNEAHILAVTEAICRRRKAQGIDGPLFLGVDTHALSEPAAITALEVLAARGVDVMIDAAGGYTPTPAVSHAILEYNAGRERGLADGIVVTPSHNPPEDGGFKYNPPDGGPADPSVTGWIEKEANALLAAGLCGVARMPYERALRAPTTHRHDYVGQYVSGLGEVVDMEAIRAAGLVLGADPLGGSGAAYWAPIAETYGLKIEVLGGGIDPTFRFMRVDWDGKIRMDCSSPDAMAGLIALKDKFDVAFGNDTDFDRHGIVTRGAGLLNPNHYLAVAIDYLFTHRPQWKADAGIGKTLVSSSMIDRVAARLGRPLRETPVGFKWFVAGLLDGSLGFGGEESAGASFLRRDGRAWSTDKDGLIMDLLAAEIAAKTGRDPGERYRALTEEFGEPHYRRIDAPASAELKAALKNLAPEKVAATELAGEPILAKLSRAPGADAPIGGLKVVARNGWFAARPSGTENIYKLYAESFLGEDHLRRVQSDAQAIIDAALR